In a single window of the Cydia pomonella isolate Wapato2018A chromosome 2, ilCydPomo1, whole genome shotgun sequence genome:
- the LOC133515343 gene encoding glycogen phosphorylase, whose amino-acid sequence MSVQSDHDKRKQISVRGIVEVENVAEVKKAFNRHVHYTLVKDRNVATPRDYYFALAHTVRDHLVSRWIRTQQYYYEKDPKRVYYLSLEYYMGRSLQNTMINLGIQGTVDEALYQLGLDIEELEELEEDAGLGNGGLGRLAACFLDSMATLGLAAYGYGIRYEYGIFAQKIENGEQQEEPDDWLRYGNPWEKARPEFMLPVNFYGRVVDTPQGKKWVDTQVVFAMPYDNPIPGYNNNVVNTLRLWSAKSPIDFNLKFFNSGDYIQAVLDRNVAENISRVLYPNDNFFEGKELRLRQEYFMCAATLQDIIRRYKSSKFGSREAVRTTFDSLPEKVAIQLNDTHPALAIPELLRILIDQEGLPYEEAWKLVTKCCAYTNHTVLPEALERWPCSMLENVLPRHMQLIYHINFLHLQEVEKRWPGDANRLRRMSLIEEEGEKRVNMANLCVVGSHAVNGVAAIHSEILKATIFRDFYEMWPEKFQNKTNGITPRRWLLLCNPGLSDLICDKIGEEWTVHLEKLQGLKRWAKDPGFQRTVMKVKQENKLRLASLIERDTGVKINPASMFDVQVKRIHEYKRQLLNILHVITLYNRIKREPSAAVTPRTVMIGGKAAPGYYIAKQIIALACAVGNTVNNDPDVGDKLKLIYLENYRVTLAERIMPAADLSEQISTAGTEASGTGNMKFMLNGALTIGTMDGANVEMAEEAGEHNLFIFGMRVDDVEALHKKGYNAYEYYERNPELRQCVEQIRSGFFSPGEPGRFAHIADVLLHHDRFLHLADFDAYIEAQQRVSDAYQDQAKWAEMVIENIATSGKFSSDRTIAEYAREIWGVEPSWEKLPSPHDTV is encoded by the exons ATGAGCGTACAGTCAGATCACGATAAGCGTAAGCAAATCTCCGTGAGGGGGATTGTGGAAGTGGAAAATGTGGCGGAGGTGAAAAAGGCTTTCAACCGCCATGTCCACTACACCCTGGTGAAGGACCGCAATGTGGCGACGCCGAGGGACTACTACTTCGCGCTGGCGCACACCGTACGTGACCACCTTGTGTCCCGTTGGATACGCACGCAGCAGTATTACTATGAGAAGGACCCCAAG CGTGTATACTACCTCTCTCTGGAGTACTACATGGGCCGCTCCCTTCAAAACACCATGATCAACTTGGGCATCCAAGGCACCGTGGACGAGGCCCTGTACCAGCTCGGCCTGGACATTGAAGAGCTGGAGGAGCTCGAAGAAGATGCTGGTCTCGGAAATGGAGGCTTGGGCAGGCTGGCTGCCTGCTTCTTGGACTCCATGGCCACACTTGGCTTGGCTGCTTATGGTTATG GTATAAGGTACGAGTACGGTATCTTCGCGCAGAAGATCGAGAACGGCGAACAGCAGGAGGAGCCTGACGACTGGCTCCGTTATGGCAACCCGTGGGAGAAGGCTCGTCCCGAGTTCATGCTACCCGTTAACTTCTACGGACGGGTCGTCGACACTCCGCAGGGAAAGAAGTGGGTCGACACACAG GTGGTGTTCGCGATGCCGTACGACAACCCGATCCCCGGCTACAACAACAACGTAGTGAACACCCTTCGCCTTTGGTCTGCTAAGAGCCCTATCGACTTCAACCTCAAGTtct tTAACTCCGGCGACTACATCCAAGCCGTGCTCGACCGTAACGTGGCCGAGAACATCTCCCGCGTGCTGTACCCCAACGACAACTTCTTCGAAGGCAAGGAGCTCCGCCTCCGCCAGGAGTACTTCATGTGCGCCGCCACCCTGCAGGACATCATCCGCCGCTACAAGTCCTCCAAGTTCGGCTCGCGAGAGGCCGTCAGGACCACGTTCGACAGCCTCCCAGAAAAAGTAGCCATCCAGCTCAACGACACCCACCCGGCTCTGGCCATCCCGGAACTTCTAAGAATCCTCATCGACCAGGAGGGTCTTCCCTACGAAGAAGCGTGGAAGCTCGTCACTAAATGCTGCGCGTACACCAACCACACCGTCCTGCCTGAAGCGCTGGAGAGATGGCCCTGCTCCATGTTGGAGAACGTCCTCCCCAGACACATGCAGCTCATCTATCATATCAACTTCCTCCATCTACAGGAGGTCGAGAAACGCTGGCCGGGCGATGCAAACCGTCTCCGCCGCATGTCTCTGATAGAAGAGGAGGGAGAGAAGCGAGTGAACATGGCGAACCTCTGCGTCGTCGGCTCTCACGCCGTCAACGGCGTCGCCGCTATCCACTCCGAGATCCTCAAAGCGACCATCTTCAGGGACTTTTACGAAATGTGGCCTGAGAAGTTCCAAAACAAGACCAACGGAATTACCCCCCGCCGTTGGTTGTTGCTGTGCAACCCTGGGTTATCCGACCTTATTTGCGACAAGATCGGTGAAGAATGGACGGTGCACCTTGAGAAGCTGCAGGGCTTGAAGCGCTGGGCTAAGGACCCTGGCTTCCAGCGAACAGTGATGAAAGTCAAGCAGGAGAACAAGTTGAGGCTGGCGTCTTTGATCGAGCGTGACACTGGGGTTAAGATCAACCCGGCATCCATGTTCGATGTGCAG GTGAAGCGTATCCACGAGTACAAGCGGCAGCTGCTGAACATCCTGCACGTGATAACGCTGTACAACAGGATCAAGCGCGAGCCGTCGGCGGCCGTGACGCCGCGCACGGTCATGATCGGGGGCAAGGCCGCGCCCGGGTACTACATCGCCAAGCAGATCATCGCGCTGGCGTGCGCCGTGGGCAACACC GTGAACAATGACCCTGACGTGGGCGACAAGTTGAAGCTGATCTACCTGGAGAACTACCGCGTGACCCTCGCCGAGAGGATCATGCCCGCGGCTGACCTCAGCGAGCAGATCTCCACTGCCG GTACCGAGGCTTCTGGCACTGGCAACATGAAGTTCATGCTGAACGGAGCGCTCACCATCGGCACCATGGACGGCGCCAACGTCGAGATGGCCGAGGAGGCTGGCGAGCACAACCTGTTCATCTTCGGCATGAGGGTTGATGACGTTGAGGCGCTGCATAAGAAGGG ctaCAACGCGTACGAGTACTACGAGCGCAACCCCGAGCTCCGGCAGTGCGTGGAGCAGATCCGCAGCGGCTTCTTCTCGCCGGGCGAGCCGGGCCGCTTCGCGCACATCGCCGACGTCCTGCTCCACCACGACCGGTTCCTACACTTGGCCGATTTCGACGCTTACATCGAGGCGCAGCAGCGCGTCTCTGATGCCTACCAG GACCAGGCGAAGTGGGCGGAGATGGTGATCGAGAACATCGCGACGTCGGGCAAGTTCTCGTCGGACCGCACCATCGCGGAGTACGCGCGCGAGATCTGGGGCGTCGAGCCCTCGTGGGAGAAGCTGCCGTCGCCGCATGACACCGTCTAA
- the LOC133515333 gene encoding galectin-4-like isoform X3, with amino-acid sequence MVSGDRCGCSAFCRRLFCRARPREPESPENVDEEVPCQLAEARDVKFNQTLKEPLAVGTHILCTGTPTEDLPWFTINIGYGDPNNGTGDIAVHFNVRVPQCYVVRNTRRHNKWGIEETTAFRSFPFKMGRPFTIEAIVDETESFWAVDGEHYCNYAHRTPSPVGALWLQVAGIRDATLNVQKADLYPMLAPSAVEVPLRPSLDAPASEDEPLWRPNITALLPKGIPPGYQLVIHGRLRPILHSFTLNLMDAARDWPAPNTALHVNVRAHDEAHRERQLVVLNSYLGAWGDERRQRTATLVPGTQNTFRILHGPGEWSVFANDVLIGELEHRAAPALARAVRVRGDFFPNTVYLCPSSHSPTTEDWKDVSNC; translated from the exons ATGGTGAGCGGTGACCGGTGCGGGTGCAGTGCGTTTTGTCGGCGACTGTTTTGCCGCGCTCGACCGCGCGAGCCGGAGAGCCCTGAGAATGTCGATGAAGAAGTACCG TGTCAGTTGGCCGAAGCCCGAGATGTCAAGTTCAACCAGACCCTCAAGGAGCCACTGGCGGTCGGAACACACATTCTCTGCACCGGCACACCGACAGAGGACTTACCATG GTTTACAATTAACATAGGATACGGAGACCCTAACAACGGCACAGGGGACATCGCAGTCCACTTCAACGTTCGGGTCCCGCAGTGCTACGTGGTGCGGAACACGCGGCGGCATAACAAGTGGGGGATAGAAGAAACTACTGCATTTAG ATCATTTCCCTTCAAAATGGGCCGTCCGTTCACGATAGAAGCGATCGTGGACGAGACGGAGTCGTTCTGGGCGGTGGACGGGGAGCACTACTGCAACTACGCGCACCGGACGCCGTCGCCCGTCGGCGCTCTCTGGCTGCAGGTGGCCGGGATCCGAGACGCAACGCTCAATGTGCAGAAAGCTGACTTGTACCCGATGCTGGCACCGTCTGCTGTAGAG GTGCCCCTTAGACCTAGTTTAGATGCGCCGGCTTCGGAAGATGAACCTCTTTGGCGACCAAACATCACAGCACTATTACCCAAAGGAATCCCACCAGGGTACCAACTAGTCATACATGGAAG GCTTAGGCCTATTCTCCACTCGTTCACGCTGAACTTGATGGACGCGGCGCGCGACTGGCCCGCGCCCAACACGGCGCTGCACGTGAACGTGCGCGCGCACGACGAGGCGCACCGGGAGCGGCAGCTCGTCGTGCTCAACTCGTACTTGGGGGCCTGGGGCGATGAGCGGAGGCAGAGGACGGCCACGCTCGTGCCTGGTACTCAG AACACGTTCCGCATCCTGCACGGGCCGGGCGAGTGGTCGGTGTTCGCCAACGACGTGCTCATCGGCGAGCTGGAGcaccgcgccgcgcccgcgctgGCGCGCGCCGTGCGCGTGCGCGGGGACTTCTTCCCGAACACGGTGTATCTGTGCCCGTCTTCACACTCGCCCACTACAGAGGACTGGAAGGATGTGTCCAACTGTTGA
- the LOC133515333 gene encoding galectin-4-like isoform X1 gives MPVDCLKCVECPMMDYYIQEGYLPSEYAEYDFAEDAYDFECQLAEARDVKFNQTLKEPLAVGTHILCTGTPTEDLPWFTINIGYGDPNNGTGDIAVHFNVRVPQCYVVRNTRRHNKWGIEETTAFRSFPFKMGRPFTIEAIVDETESFWAVDGEHYCNYAHRTPSPVGALWLQVAGIRDATLNVQKADLYPMLAPSAVEVPLRPSLDAPASEDEPLWRPNITALLPKGIPPGYQLVIHGRLRPILHSFTLNLMDAARDWPAPNTALHVNVRAHDEAHRERQLVVLNSYLGAWGDERRQRTATLVPGTQNTFRILHGPGEWSVFANDVLIGELEHRAAPALARAVRVRGDFFPNTVYLCPSSHSPTTEDWKDVSNC, from the exons ATGCCAGTGGATTGCTTGAAATGTGTGGAGTGCCCCATGATGGATTATTATATTCAAGAAGGCTATCTTCCTAGCGAATACGCTGAATACGACTTTGCTGAGGATGCTTACGATTTTGAG TGTCAGTTGGCCGAAGCCCGAGATGTCAAGTTCAACCAGACCCTCAAGGAGCCACTGGCGGTCGGAACACACATTCTCTGCACCGGCACACCGACAGAGGACTTACCATG GTTTACAATTAACATAGGATACGGAGACCCTAACAACGGCACAGGGGACATCGCAGTCCACTTCAACGTTCGGGTCCCGCAGTGCTACGTGGTGCGGAACACGCGGCGGCATAACAAGTGGGGGATAGAAGAAACTACTGCATTTAG ATCATTTCCCTTCAAAATGGGCCGTCCGTTCACGATAGAAGCGATCGTGGACGAGACGGAGTCGTTCTGGGCGGTGGACGGGGAGCACTACTGCAACTACGCGCACCGGACGCCGTCGCCCGTCGGCGCTCTCTGGCTGCAGGTGGCCGGGATCCGAGACGCAACGCTCAATGTGCAGAAAGCTGACTTGTACCCGATGCTGGCACCGTCTGCTGTAGAG GTGCCCCTTAGACCTAGTTTAGATGCGCCGGCTTCGGAAGATGAACCTCTTTGGCGACCAAACATCACAGCACTATTACCCAAAGGAATCCCACCAGGGTACCAACTAGTCATACATGGAAG GCTTAGGCCTATTCTCCACTCGTTCACGCTGAACTTGATGGACGCGGCGCGCGACTGGCCCGCGCCCAACACGGCGCTGCACGTGAACGTGCGCGCGCACGACGAGGCGCACCGGGAGCGGCAGCTCGTCGTGCTCAACTCGTACTTGGGGGCCTGGGGCGATGAGCGGAGGCAGAGGACGGCCACGCTCGTGCCTGGTACTCAG AACACGTTCCGCATCCTGCACGGGCCGGGCGAGTGGTCGGTGTTCGCCAACGACGTGCTCATCGGCGAGCTGGAGcaccgcgccgcgcccgcgctgGCGCGCGCCGTGCGCGTGCGCGGGGACTTCTTCCCGAACACGGTGTATCTGTGCCCGTCTTCACACTCGCCCACTACAGAGGACTGGAAGGATGTGTCCAACTGTTGA
- the LOC133515333 gene encoding galectin-4-like isoform X2, whose product MVSGDRCGCSAFCRRLFCRARPREPESPENVDEEVPVTLCQLAEARDVKFNQTLKEPLAVGTHILCTGTPTEDLPWFTINIGYGDPNNGTGDIAVHFNVRVPQCYVVRNTRRHNKWGIEETTAFRSFPFKMGRPFTIEAIVDETESFWAVDGEHYCNYAHRTPSPVGALWLQVAGIRDATLNVQKADLYPMLAPSAVEVPLRPSLDAPASEDEPLWRPNITALLPKGIPPGYQLVIHGRLRPILHSFTLNLMDAARDWPAPNTALHVNVRAHDEAHRERQLVVLNSYLGAWGDERRQRTATLVPGTQNTFRILHGPGEWSVFANDVLIGELEHRAAPALARAVRVRGDFFPNTVYLCPSSHSPTTEDWKDVSNC is encoded by the exons ATGGTGAGCGGTGACCGGTGCGGGTGCAGTGCGTTTTGTCGGCGACTGTTTTGCCGCGCTCGACCGCGCGAGCCGGAGAGCCCTGAGAATGTCGATGAAGAAGTACCGGTTACTTtg TGTCAGTTGGCCGAAGCCCGAGATGTCAAGTTCAACCAGACCCTCAAGGAGCCACTGGCGGTCGGAACACACATTCTCTGCACCGGCACACCGACAGAGGACTTACCATG GTTTACAATTAACATAGGATACGGAGACCCTAACAACGGCACAGGGGACATCGCAGTCCACTTCAACGTTCGGGTCCCGCAGTGCTACGTGGTGCGGAACACGCGGCGGCATAACAAGTGGGGGATAGAAGAAACTACTGCATTTAG ATCATTTCCCTTCAAAATGGGCCGTCCGTTCACGATAGAAGCGATCGTGGACGAGACGGAGTCGTTCTGGGCGGTGGACGGGGAGCACTACTGCAACTACGCGCACCGGACGCCGTCGCCCGTCGGCGCTCTCTGGCTGCAGGTGGCCGGGATCCGAGACGCAACGCTCAATGTGCAGAAAGCTGACTTGTACCCGATGCTGGCACCGTCTGCTGTAGAG GTGCCCCTTAGACCTAGTTTAGATGCGCCGGCTTCGGAAGATGAACCTCTTTGGCGACCAAACATCACAGCACTATTACCCAAAGGAATCCCACCAGGGTACCAACTAGTCATACATGGAAG GCTTAGGCCTATTCTCCACTCGTTCACGCTGAACTTGATGGACGCGGCGCGCGACTGGCCCGCGCCCAACACGGCGCTGCACGTGAACGTGCGCGCGCACGACGAGGCGCACCGGGAGCGGCAGCTCGTCGTGCTCAACTCGTACTTGGGGGCCTGGGGCGATGAGCGGAGGCAGAGGACGGCCACGCTCGTGCCTGGTACTCAG AACACGTTCCGCATCCTGCACGGGCCGGGCGAGTGGTCGGTGTTCGCCAACGACGTGCTCATCGGCGAGCTGGAGcaccgcgccgcgcccgcgctgGCGCGCGCCGTGCGCGTGCGCGGGGACTTCTTCCCGAACACGGTGTATCTGTGCCCGTCTTCACACTCGCCCACTACAGAGGACTGGAAGGATGTGTCCAACTGTTGA